CGAAACTCAGAAAGTGTACCACAGCAAACTCCCATTGGACGGAAAAGCTCCATTACCGTGAAACCTAGATCTAAGGATGAGCAAGGCGGGGTTCTTAGAAAGAGCCTTTGAGACGCATTCATTATGAGATAGGAAAGGCTTATCAGTTGCAGAGGACAATTTAATATAGGATTGTACGCTTTGCTCCGTGGCACCTTACCGTTTCACGCAACTACGCTACAAGGGCAGTTTGTAGGGTTAATATGATACTAATAGCAAAAATGCCACCCGCTGGCGTTGGTTTCCAGATTTGTGCCTTGAGATGCTGGGTAAATTCTTAATTCGTAAACTGACTCCTCGTTTTTCGCCCCTTTCCCAGAAAACAGACCAAAAACGGCAAATCATCAAACCATAGCCACAAAAAAAGCCGCTCTGGAAGGAACGGCTTTTTTATTTTAAAAGGCGGAGACTAGCTCAACATCCATCTGAACAACAAGAACAGGGATCCTGAGAGGAACATGGACACCGGCAAGGTTAATACCCAGGCCATGGCAATGCTCCGGATGGTGCCCGCGTTGAGGTTCTTAATGCCCTTGTTGGCTACCATACTACCAGCAATACCAGAAGATAGAATGTGAGTAGTACTTACGGGCAGTTTGAAGACAAACGTAGAAAAGCCAATTACGCTGGCCGCCATCAGCTCGGCAGAGGCGCCTTGCGCGTAGGTCAGGTGTTCTTTGCCAATCTTCTCGCCAATGGTTTTTACAATCCGTTTCCAGCCAATCATGGTCCCGACGCCCAAAGAAAGTGCAATCATCATGATCACCCAGTCCGGAGCATAATCTGTGAAGGAGCGCATGCCTTTCACACCCTCTTCCAGCTGTTCACGGTCTCTGGGGCTCAGGCTTACATCCTTGCTTTCCAATAGGTTTTTAGTCCCTTTGGTAATCAAGAGAATGTCTCTGCGTAAGGCAAAGCGGGTATCCTTCGGGAGGGTTTTCAAAGTCTGGTTGGCGGCAAAGATTCCTTTCATTTCAGCCAGTTCAGCATTGAGCTTGTTCATTTCCTCTTTGTCAGAGGCAGACAGGGTGGTTAGGTTCACTTTGCCCAACACCTGCTCCACCTTGGTAATGGAGCCTTGCATCTCAAACGGGTCGCGGCTGCTGTCCAGGGCAAAATAAG
The nucleotide sequence above comes from Nibribacter ruber. Encoded proteins:
- a CDS encoding inorganic phosphate transporter, whose protein sequence is MFGLETDLLLLLLLCLFAACAFEFVNGFHDTANAVATVIYTNSLRPWAAVVWSGFWNFIGVFAGGIGVAMGIVYLLPIETLIDQDVWHGVAMIGALLISAILWNLGTWYYGLPSSSSHTLIGSILGLGIAFSLLPSSNGATFAWDEATKTGMSLIVSPFLGFTLTVFLMFVLKRFVKNKSIFKEPHKRKAPPLWIRLILIITCTLVSFFHGSNDGQKGVGLVMLILIAIVPTYFALDSSRDPFEMQGSITKVEQVLGKVNLTTLSASDKEEMNKLNAELAEMKGIFAANQTLKTLPKDTRFALRRDILLITKGTKNLLESKDVSLSPRDREQLEEGVKGMRSFTDYAPDWVIMMIALSLGVGTMIGWKRIVKTIGEKIGKEHLTYAQGASAELMAASVIGFSTFVFKLPVSTTHILSSGIAGSMVANKGIKNLNAGTIRSIAMAWVLTLPVSMFLSGSLFLLFRWMLS